A window of Variovorax sp. HW608 genomic DNA:
GCGAAAACTCGAACACGACATCCGAGTCGGCTCGCAAAAGCTTGTCCTTCTTGTCCGCGTAGTGCAACCGCGAGAGGATGTCGCGTATCAGGTTGAGCCGAGCGAGTCGCTTGTCGTCGGCGCGCACGATGTGCCAGGGAGCGACGGCGTTGTGTGTTCGCATCAGCATCTCGTCCCGCGCCAGCGAATACGCCTTCCAATGTTTGACAGCCACGGCATCGATCGGGCTCGTCTTCCACTGCTTGAGAGGGTCGCGGCGACGTTCGTCCAGGCGCTCGACTTGCTCGTTCTTGCTGATGTCCAGGTAGTACTTCAGCAGCTTGATGCCCGAGCGAACGATCATTTCCTCGAACATGGGCACCGACAGCATGAATTCCTCGTGTTGCGCCGGCGTGCAGAAGCCCATCACGCGTTCGACGCCGGCACGGTTGTACCAACTGCGGTTGAAGAGGACGAGTTCTTCGGCGACAGGCAGGTGCGGCACATAGCGCTGAAAGTACCAACCGTTGCGTTCGCGGTCGGAGGGCTTGCCCAACGCGACCACACGGGTTTCGCGCGGACTGAGGTTTTCCACGATCCGCTTGATGCTTCCGTCCTTGCCGGCGGCGTCCCGGCCCTCGAGGAGGATGAGGATGCGGTCGCCGCACCCGATGAAGTGCCGCTGTAGCTTGACGAGTTCGATTTGCAGCAGGTGCAACTGGGCCTCGTAGTCCTCACGGCCGAGACTCTGGACTGCCGAGCCGTGATGGGTGTCTTGATGCGCTTGCGCATCTGCCTTGCCGCGTACTTCGGATTTCTTGGATCTTGCCATGGTGTTCCCTGTCAGGTGCCGGCGCCCTCCCCGGGTTGCCTGAGAGATGGAAGGAAACGCGGCGTGCGCGCCGCGTAGGCATCGAACTCTGTTCCGAAGCTATCTCGCATGTCGGCCTCTTCCCTGATCGACAGTCGGGAGTACATCCAGACCAGCATCGGAAACATCAGCAAGGTGAGCAGTGTCGGCCACTGCAACAGGAATCCGAGCAGGATGGCAACGAACGCGACGTATTGTGGATGCCGGATGCGGGCATAGGGACCGCTGGTCGCGAGGCGTCCACTGCGCTGCGCGTGGTAGAGCACCTTCCACGCGCTGGACAGCAGCCAGAAGCCCCCGCCGATGAAGGCGTAGCTCGCGATGTGCAGGGCGCTGAAGTGCGGATCGCCCTTCTCGCCGAGCAACGTCGACCAGAGGTGGCCGCTGTTGTGCGACAGCAGATCGAGGTTCGGATACCGCGTCTGCAACCAGCCCGAGAGGAGATACAGCGTCAACGGGAAACCGTACATCTCCACGAACAGGGCAATGATGAAGGCGGCGAAGCTGCCGAACGTGCGCCAGTCGCGCGAGGTCTGAGGCCTGAAGAAGCTGAAGGCGAACATGATGAAGATCGCCGAGTTCAGGATGACGAGCATCCAGAGCCCATAGCCCGGTGCGTCGTGGCTCATGAAAACCTTTCAGGCGTGGCCTGCATGGCCCTCATCTGGGGGTCCGCGGCGCGGACCTGAAGACCTTCTGTGACGGTCATCTGATGCTCCTGCAGTTACGGTACGGTCGCGGTGTGAGCGCGGTGCGCCGATGAAGATGAGGAAAATTACAACGCCGTAGTCGAAAACGGAGTCAAGACGCAAGTGATTGATTTTTATCGTAGCGCTCGCCATTGCTACGACATTGATCCTGATCAAAGGGAGTCTGGTGTCAACTACGGGCTGCCGCGTTATCCTGAGATCGCAATGAAGAAGATTGAAGATCCCGGTTTGGTCGCCACGGGTGATCGGTTGACGATCGGCCGACTCGCGAAGGCGGCGGGCGTCGGCGTGGAGACGATCCGTTACTACCAGAGTCGCGGTCTCTTGCCGGTTCCAAAGGCGGCGACCGGCTTCAGGCAGTATCCGATGTCGATGATCGATCGCATCGGCTTCATCAAGCGCGCCCAGGATCTCGGGTTCTTGTTGGACGAGGTTGCTTCTCTCCTCGACCTTGAGGACGGGCGGAACCGTCGCGCGATCCAGACCGTAACCCGCCGACGCCTCGAGCAAATCAACGAAAAGCTGAGCGACCTCGAGCGCATGCGGTCGGCCCTGCGCGGCCTGCTCGACGAATGTGAGGTGACGGGCCATGCCCATCCGTGCCCCATCATCGCCGCCCTGCTTGGGCCGCCCCCGGCGGCGTCGCCGAGGGTGAATCGGCTCCGATAGGCTCTCGAAGCCCGGGGCGGTTCACTGATGTGTCGCGCGCCCTCCCCGGCGCCCGCGTACGCTTATACCGCCGCCAGTGCGCGCTGCAGGCGTTGCCGCACTTCGGTGGCAATCGGCTCGATGTCGTCGCGCTCGACCAAGCCCAAGACCGCCACGGGGTCCATTACCTCCACGAACGTACTGCCCTGCGGGTCGGTGCGTACCACCACGTTGCACGGAAGCAGCGCGCCGATCTGCGGTTCGGCTTCGAGCGCCTGGTGCGCGAACTGTGGATTGCAGGCCCCCAGAATTCGATAGGGCGGCATCTTCAGGCCGAGCTTCTTCTGCATCGTCGCGGCGACGTCGATGTCGGTGAGAACGCCGAAGCCTTCCTTGGCCAACTCCTGCGTCACACGAGCGATGGCCTCATCGTGGCTCAGTGCGACGGTTCTTCCAAATGCGTACTTGGCAGGCATGACATGGACTTTTGAACAAAGGGCGGAAAACAGTATGCACGCTCCATCTTCGGCCGGCTTGCGAAAGGTCAAGCGCGCGGGAGCGCGCTCGCACCACCGCCGCGCTCGGACTTGATCCATGTCAAGCGCCCACTGAGGGGCATTCGTAGCATTGTCCAAAAGACGTCGATCAAGAGAGGACTTTCATGCGCCGCTTGTTCACCCTTATCACTGTCGTCGTGGCCCTGAGCTTGGGCGGATGCGGCTACAACACCCTGCAGAGCAACGACGAGCAGATCAAGGCCAGCTGGTCGGAGGTGGTCAACCAGTACCAGCGACGCGCGGACCTGGTGCCGAACCTGGTGAACACGGTCAAGGGTGAAGCCAACTTTGAGCAATCCACGCTGACCAAGGTCGTAGAGGCCCGCGCCAAGGCGACGTCGATCCAGGCGACGCCGGAGCTCATCAATGATCCACAGGCCTTCCAGAAATTCCAGTCGGCGCAGGGCGAACTGTCGAGTGCATTGTCGCGCCTTCTCGTCGTCTCGGAGAACTACCCCACGCTGCGCGCGAACGAGGGATTCCGCGACCTGCAGGCGCAGCTCGAAGGCACCGAGAACCGCATCACGGTGGCACGAAACCGCTACATCAAGGCGGTGCAGGAATACAACGTGACAGTGCGCTCCTTTCCGTCGAACCTGACAGCGATGGCCTTCGGCTACAGCGAGAAGGCGAACTTCGCGGTCGAGGACGAGAAGGCCATCGCTCAGCCACCGAATGTGAGCTTCGGCGGCACGACAACGGGCGCGAAGAACGACCCGGGAGGAGCGCCCAAGTGATGCGCATCGCGGCGCGCGCGCTGCTCGTCCTAGGGTTGCTCGTCGGCCTCCTCGTCCAGGCGCAGGTGCCTGTGCCGCCGCTGACGGCGCGCGTGACCGACCAGACAGGGACGCTGAGTGCACAGCAAGCTTCGACGCTCGAGCAGCAACTGGCCGCCTTCGAGGCGCGCAAGGGCACCCAGCTCGCCGTTCTCATCGTGCCGACGACGGGGCCGGAGCCAATCGAGCAGTACGCGCTGCGCGTGGCCGAGCAATGGAAGCTCGGCCGCAAGAACGTGGACGACGCGGCGATCCTCGTGGTCGCCAAGAATGACCGCGCGCTGCGCATCGAGGTGGGCTACGGCCTCGAAGGCGTGCTCAACGACGCCACCGCCAAGCGGATCATCAGCGAGATCATCGTGCCGCAGTTCCGGCAGCAGGACTTCGCAGGTGGCATCTCCGCAGGATTGCAACGGATGATGAGCGTGATCGATGGCGAGCCGCTGCCACCGCCAGCCCGCCGGGCTCGCACCGAAGGCGACGACCTGCCGTCGTACGCTCTGGCGATCGTCGTGGCGGCGCTCATTCTCGGCTCCATAGCACGCCCGATGCTGGGCCGTGTCGGCGGCTCGGTGGCTACCGGGGGAATCGTCGCGGTCGTGACCTGGCTGATGGTGGGTGCACTGGCCAGCGCTCTGTTCGCCGGCGTTCTGGCGTTTTTCGTCACGTTGCTGGGTGGCCAGGGATTGTTACCGATGGTCGGTCGCTATGGAGGCTTCGGGAATGGGCGGCGCGGAGGCTTCGGAGGTGGGGGGTTCCGCGGTGGGGGCGGCGGTTTCGGCGGCGGTGGTGCGTCGGGAAGGTGGTGACGGTGTCGATCGCACGCTTGGTTCGCCATCTGTGCACCACGCACTGGCGCGCCCGGCGCGCATTTCCACGCAAGACATTGAGAGCGATCGAACGCGCGATTCACGACGCGGAGACGACGCATACCGGACGAATCCATTTCGTCGTCGAGGCGGCCATGGACGGGCTGCCGCTGTTGCGCGGCCAGTCTGCGCGCGAGCGGGCGATCGACCTCTTCTCGCACTTGCGCCTGTGGGACACCGAGGACAACAGCGGGGTGCTGATCTACGTCCTGCTCGCCGATCGACAGGTGGAGATCATCGCTGATCGCGGCATCCACGGTCATGTTGGCGCGGCCGGGTGGGGTTCCGTGTGCCGACACATGGAAGCCGCGTTCGCACTTGGACAGTTCGAGAGCGGCACTGTGCAGGGTGTGCGCGAGGTGGCCGAGCACCTGAGCCAGCACTGTCCAGCCGACGGGCACCATCGGCAGGAGCGGCCGCTGATCTTGTAGGAACCTTGCCGCCGGCGCGACCGGTTGTGATGCGCATCGACGCAACTCCGGCATGACGAACGCCGCGAACAAGGCCGCAAGCAATGTCGAGTGTTTGTTGTCCGGCTTGTCGGCGGCAAGCCGACTTGCGTTTGGCAGTCCGTTGAGCCCAACGGTTCAAGAACTGCCAGGCCCGCGCCAACGCCAAGCGTCCGTAGGAACTTGCGCCCCCCTTTCTCAGGGCTTCGACGCGAAGTGGCTCGAACGCCTGCAACAGGTCCTGAGGCGACTTTCGACGTCGCCACCCTGCTTCAAACGGTGGGTGGCATGAACGTCCCGCAATTCACTGCGCTTGCCAAGGGTGGACGCGATGTGGGAACTGTCGCAGAAGATGCCATGAACTCTCGATCGGACGTCCGTCTGGAAACCGGATGCGCCCTGCTCTTCGCGCGATAGACCCGCGGGCCGCAACGCCTCCCTGCATGTCAGCAACAGCCTCCGTGTCCGCCATGTCCCCCATGTCGGGTCTGCTGGCCGGGTGCCTGTGAATCGGCGCCGCCAGGCGAAGCGGTCTGTTCGTCACGCGCGTGGCTGCCTCCGATGCGCCGAAGGATGAAGATCAGTGCGACCACGCCCGCCAGTACGAGAACCCAGTTTTGTGTCAGCCAAGCCATAGCGAACTCCTGTCGCGGCCTTCCACCTTGTGGGCGCGTTCGTGCCGTGAAGCCGCCGATGAGGACACGAGCACACATGCTTGGCACTATAGGCGCCTGCAGTTCGCTCGCGTTTGAGCCACGTCAAGGCGAGAGCCTCCAGGGGATGGTCAGCGGTTGCGCAATTGCGAGACTGCGTCGATGGTGAACTCGATCTCGGCCGGGCGCTCCGGCAGCTTCACCCACACACGGAAGCGGTACGGCCCGTCGTACACCATTCCGAACAGCTGGCCATACGATCCGACGCCGTTCACTGGCATGGGCGGAAGGTACCGCGGCGGCTGGTCCACGATGCCCGGTTCGACCAACTGCGCCCGAATGATCGCGTCGTCGATGCGGCGGCCGGTCTTCGCGTCGAACACCGCGAGCACCAGGTGGTTGATCTTGCCGCCGCCGGGCGGCGGACCGCCGTGCAGCTCCTCGATGGCGTGTTGCTGGGAAACGATGGCTTCCGGCACGAGGCCCCAGTAGACAGCCACGCCGTCGCGCTCCACGCGCTGCTGGGCGCGCGACAAGGGGGACCAGGAAAACAGGGCAAGCACGCCCGCGATCACGAACCAGCGCCGCAGGCCGTTGGGGAGATGGAAAGCTTGCATCGAAGTCTCCTAGATGTGCGTCCTCTCGACCATCTTCGCCGCCGTGATCTTCACGTCCGCCGTGGGAACTACGGCACCTTCTTGATGCCTGTCAGGACGAACGCACCGTGCGAGTGCTCCGCGTTGAAGCGCACCTTATCGCCCTCCTTGAGGCTGTCGAGGAGCTTGTTGTCGGCCGCCAGGTACTCCCTGGTCATGGCGCTCGTACCTAGATTGACGTTCGGGCCGTTCTTGAGCGTGATCTTGCTGTGCTTGCGGTCGATCCTGCGCACGACGCCGTCGTAGGGCAGCTCCGTCGGCCCAGCGTCGGACCGTGCATGCGGCGGCGGGTGGCTTGCCGGCTCGTCGTGGTGCTCGGAGAGTCCGAACGCGAGCGAGCCGGCAGTTGCGAGGATGGCGGCGATGGCGAGATGCTGGAGTCGGTTCACTGGCTTCTCCATTGATGGTGCGCGGGTCTGAGCGCGGTGCAGGTTGCTCGAAGCGTAGAACAGCGGGCGCCCGTCCAATTGATCTGGCTCAACTGGGGTGTCGGAATATTGGGAGCGGCATACCCGCAAGACCCGGGGCAATTCATGATGCGAACGCGCCGCCGGTTTGAGAACATGGACACCGCATTTGAGAAGCCATCTCGTCGAAGCTCAGCTCCACCAGTACTGCCCATGTCGCCCTCCTTGGTCCCGTTAGCCAATGAAACCTCCTTCGGGGGCGGTTACGCGCCGCTCTCCCTGCTCTCCCTGCTCTCCCCGCTCGAAAATGCGGTCCTTGCGCCCGGTCATGCGCAAACAATGAGGGTAATCGACCGATGCTACGCATGAGCCTGCAATCCGGCCTGCTTCGTGCCCTGACGCGGCGCTCCGACTCACGCGCGTTTCCGCTGGTGGTAGCCGGGGCAGCATTGGCGGCGGAACTGTCGATGGCGGTTCCGTTTGCAGGCCTGCTCATTGCCGCGGTGCTGCTGGCGCCGCGACGCTGGGTGTCCATTGCGGTTTGGGCAAGCCTCGGTGCGGCCATCGGCGCGCTTGTGCTGTACCTTGTGTTCCATCACTTGGGGTGGAATCGTCTTTTCGCGGCCTATCCGGACGTGGTGCGCTCTGCCGCATGGCGTGACGCGACGCATTGGCTGGAACACTACGGTGTCGTCTCGCTCTTGGTCATTGCGGCGCTGCCGGTGCCTCTGACCCCCGCGCTCATGTTTGCAGGGATCTCCCGCCTCCCGGTCGTGGAGGTCATTGCCGCCCTGTGGCTTGGCAAGTTGGCGAAGTACCACGTCTATGCCTGGCTCGCCTCGCGATTTCCGGATCGGCTGATCATGCACGGCCAGCGCCATCTCGATGCGTTGCGCACAGTGCTCGGCAACGGCAAGGAGGATCGCGGAGGCCCCCCGCCTACGCGGGGAGGATGATGGCGCTAGTGGCCGACCTCGCAGCTCACGCGTACAGCTGCCGCCTCAGGCGCATCACGCTCCAGGTACCCAGCATCGCCGTCGTCCCCGCAAGCATTGCAAAGTGCGTCCAGAGCACTCGGATGCCCACGCCCTTCATCAGCACCCCCAGCCCGATCTCCATGTAATGCCGCACGGGGCTGAGCGAGGCGAGCCACTGCATGAACGTGGGCATGCTCTCCACCGGCACGGTCGTGCCCGAAAGGAACATGAGCGGGAAAAGCACCAGGAAAGAGAGCAGCAGGGCCTGCTGCAGGTTCTGCGCGAGCGTGCCGATCAGGAAGCCGATGGACAGGAAGGCGGTGAGCCCGATGGCGGACGCGGCGAAGAACAGGGTCAGGTCGCCGGGCATCGGCACCCCGAACCACCGTCCGATCATCAAGCTTGGCACCAGCGCGACCATCCCAATCACGAGAGGCGGCGCCGCTTTCGCGACGATCAGCTCGTGGCTGCGCAGCGGCGTGACAATCAGCTGCTCGATGGTGCCCGACTCCTTTTCGCGCACGAGGCCGGCCGCAGCGGTCACTATGCCCACGAGAGCGCTGGCGACCACGATCATGGAAACGGCCATGAAGTGCTTAAATTCCAGCTGCGGGTTGTACCAAATTCGGGTCTCGGCGCGCACGCCTGGCAACGTTCCGGTCAGGCCCTGGCGCGCCGCCTGCTGCACCATCACTTCGTGGGCGAACCCGCCAACGATAGCCTGCGCGTAGCCGCGCGCTGCGTTGGCCGTATTCGAGTTCGTGCCGCTGAGAATCACCTGGACCTGCGGCGAACGCCCGGAGCCGACATCGGCGGCGAAGCCCGCCGGGATCACGAGCGCGAGGTCCGCCCGGCCGGCGTCGAGCATGCCGTCGATCGCCGGCAGGCTGGCTGCGGGCAGTAGCAGGCGGAAGTAGTCCGTGGCCCGGAATCGATCCACCAACCGGGCGCTGAGCTCGGTGCGGTCGCTGTCGTACACGACCAGCTTGAGGTTGCGCACATCGAAGGAGAGCGCCGCCGTGCACATCACCACGTCGGCGGTGTAGATGAAGACGATCAGGGCCAGCAGGACGCGGTCGCGCAGGAACTGCCGGAACTCCTTGCGGATGGCCGCAACGAGCCGAATCATCGCGCCACCTTCTTGCGCAGGCTGAGGCTCGCGGCCACCAGCAGCACGACCGCGTAGCCGGCCAGAAGCGCCAGGTTGCCCCAGAGGTATTCCAGCCCTACGCCCTTGAGGAACAGGTCGCGGCTGATGTCGTTGAAATACCGCGTAGGAAATGCGTAGGTGTACAACTGCAGCACGTAGGGCATCGTGCCGATCGGGAAGAGAAAGCCAGAGAACAGGAACGACGGCATCAGCGTCCCCACGAGCGAAAGGAACACTGCGGCGACCTGGGTACGCACCACCGCGGACACCGCGACGCCCAGTGCGACCGTGACGAACACATAGAGGAGCGACGCCCCGAGCAGGAGCGTCAAGCTGCCTCGCAGCGGGATGCCGAACCAGGCGGTGCCAGCGCCCAGCACCAGCAGCATCTGCCCGAACGCAATCAGCGCGTACGGCAGCACTTTGCCCAGGACGAAGAGGGCCGGCGTGACCGGTGACACGTAGATCTGCTCGATGGTGCCCCGCTCGCGTTCGCGCACGATCGCCAGCGCGGTGAGCATGGGTGGGAAGGCCATCAGCAGCACCGCGAAGAGGCCGGGCACGATGTAGTTCACCGTACGCATCGAAGGGTTGAACCACACACGCGTCTCGAGCTGCACTGGCGGTGGCAGCGAAAGCCCCAACTCTGCGAGGCGGCGCTGCGCGGCTTGCTCGGAGAAGCGGTTGACGACCGCTGCGGCGTAGTTCGACACGATCAGCGCAGTGGCGGAGAAGGAGCCGTCCAGCAAGAGCTGCACGCTTGCTTCACGGCCGGCCCGGAGCTCGTGGGTGAATTCCGGCGGTATATCGAGCACCACGGTCGCCTTGCCGGTGTCGAGTACCGCCCGGGCCTGTGCATCCGAACGCACCAGTGACTGCAGGTGGAAGTAGCCGCTGCGCACGAACGCTTCCGTAAGCCGGCCGCTCTCCTGGGTGCCGTCGCGGTCTCGCACGGCCAGCGGCACATCTTCCACGTCCATCGAGATGCCATAGCCGAAGATGAACAGCATGAGCAGGGGCAGCACGATGGCGACAGCAAGGGTGATCGGATCCCGCAGGATTTCGATTCCTTCCTTGCGCACCAGGGCGCGCAGCACGCGCGTAGTCATGCCACGGACTCCGCGCTCGTTGCGCGCTCGCCGGACGCGGCTTTGGTGCCCGTCATCAAGCGCACGAAGACATCCTCGAGAGTCCCGCCGCCCTGCGTCGCGCGAAGTGCAGCCGGTGTGTCCATCGCCAGCAGCCGTCCGCGATCGATGAACGCGACGCGATCGCATTGCTCTGCCTCGCGCAGGTAGTGGGTCGTCACCAGGACGGCCGTCCCGCTGCGGCTGATCTGCCCGATAAAGCGCCAGAACGCGGCTCGCGACACCGGATCGACTCCGGAGGTGGGCTCGTCCAGGAACAACACATCCGGACGGTGCAGCACCGCACACCCGAGTGCGAGTCGCTGCCGCAGCGCGCCGGAGAGGCTGCGCACGAGCCGCCGCCCCTCGCCGAGCAACCCGGCCAGCTGCAGCGCCCACCTGGCCCGCTGCTGCAATTCGCCGGCACGCAGCCCATACACCGAGCCGAAGAAGTCGATGTTCTCAGCCACCGTCAGGTCGAGGTAAAGGGAAAAGTGCTGCGACATGTAGCCGATGCGCCCCTTCACCGCGCCAGGCCGCAGCGCGACGTCGATGCCTGCGACTTGAATCGCGCCCTCGCTGGGCGCAAGGATGCCGCAAAGCATCCGGATGATGGTGCTCTTTCCGGACCCGTTCGGTCCGAGCAACCCGAACACCTCGCCTCGAGCCACCGGAAAGCTCACGTCATCGACCGCCGTGAAATCACCGAACCGGCACGTGAGATGCTGCACTTCGATGGCATTTCCTGGCGCATGGGTGGCCGGGGGGATGGGGGGCGGCTCCCCTCCGGCCGGCGGTGGCAAGAGCCGGCTGACCTCCTTTTCCAGGTCCGGGCCGAAAGCCGCTGGGCGGTCGCAGGCCAGCACTCGTCCTGCGGAGAGCAGCGCGACTCGGTCGCACCCTGCCGCCTCGTCCATGTAGGAGGTGGCGACCAGAATGGTCTTGCCGCGCGCGTGAAACGCCCGCAGCATGCCCCACAGCTCCCGGCGCGACACGGGATCCACACCGAGCGTCGGCTCGTCCAGCACGAGGATCTCTGGTTCGTGGAGCAAGCTGCAACAAACTGCGAGCTTCTTCTGCATGCCGCCCGAAAGGGCTTGGGCGCGGCGCTCGAGAAAGGGCGCCAACCCAGAGAAGCGCAACAACTGTTCGCGCCTTTGCGCGAACACCTCGATCGGCACAGCGCGGATGGCCGCAAAGAACGCGAGGTTCTCGCTCACGGTCAGGTCCCCGTATAGCGAGTAAGCCTGGGCGACGTAGCCGAGCGACGCGTTGATGCGGGCCGCGTCCTGGACGCTGTCGAGGCCGTCCACCGTCACGCCACCCGTGGTCGGGTCCAGGATGGCGCATACGGATTGCAGGAGGGTCGTCTTGCCTGCGCCATCGGCGCCGACGATGGCAAACATCTCGCCGCGCCCCACTGTAAAGGTGACATTTTCCAGCGCCACCTGCCGCCCGAAACGGCGCGTTAGCGAGTGGACCGCGATCGCTTCAGCTGCGGGCACCGGCGCTCACCTTGATCTTGACGTCCGCCGGCATCCCGGGCTTCAACAGCCCCTGGGGCTCGGCGAGCCGCACCTTGACCGCGAAGACGAGCTTTTCGCGCTCGTCCTTCATATGGACTTCCTTGGGCGTGAACTCTGCCTGCTGCGCGATCTCACTGACCGCCCCCGCGAACACGCGGCCCGGAAATGCATCGACGGCGACGCTGGCGGCATCGCCGAGCCTGATACGCCCCACATCCCGCTCAGTCACGTAGACGCGCACGAACAGGTCCCCGAGGTCCACAAGGGTCGCGATCGGCCGGCCAGCGGCCACCAGTTCCCCGGGTTCCGCAAGCCGGGCCATGACGGTCCCCGGGCCGGGCGCGAAGAGGCGCGTATCCGCCAGTTGCGCCTCGACCTCGGCAATGGCGGCAAGCGCCGCCTGGGCCTGACTCTCGGCCGTCGCGCGCGCGGCAACCACACGCTGGCGTTCTGCGGCGAGGCGCAGCACGTCCCGCTCACGGATCTCGACCTCGCCGCTTGCTGCGCGGGCCTTGTCGCGCGCGGCCCGCGCCTCTTCCGCAGCCCGGCGGACCGCGGTGAGGCGGGCCTGCGAGGCGCGCAGGCGAGTGGCCATTTCGTCCAAGTAGTTGCGGCTGACGAATCCCTGCTCCAGCAGCTTTTCGAAACGCTCGTAGGACACCTGGTCCTGGTTGGCTTGGGCTTCAGCGGCCGCGATGTCGGCGGCGGAGCGGGCCATGGCCTCGTCGGCCCGATGGACCTCGTGCGAGGTCGTGCCTTGCGCGAGTTGCGCGCCCAGCCTGGCCTGTTCAGAGGTTTCGTCCAGGACGCGCAACTGGGCGTCTAGTTCGGCAATGAGGCCCTGCGCCCCAGCGGACCGCGCACGCGCTTGCGTCAGCCGCGCTTCCAGCTCGCGTGCTGCGATTTGGGCGACGAGCTGCCCCTTCGCCACGAACTCGCCTTCCCGCACGGCCACGATCTCGGCGATGCCCGGAATGCGCGCGCTGAGGGTGACTTCGGTACCGCGGATCTGACCGTTCGCCTCGATCGCGTCGCTTGGCGCCGCCGGTCGTAGCACAAGGTACGCGCCGGCCACCACCGCCAGCAAGGCCGCACCGGCAGCGGCATAGACAAGGCGCTTCGAACCGAGAAGCGTACGCATTCCACTTTATCCCCTAGGCAAGCGGCAGGCCGGTTGATCGGCGTCAAGCAAGCGGCCCCTGCACGGGCAATTGAGCCAGATCAATCGAGCGGCCCCGCACTGCCCTACGCTCCCAGGCATTGAGCGAGTGGGAGTAGTTCACGCAGACCATGCTTCGGCAGCGCTCAGACCGACCGCCACTACCACTCATGAAAAGGCGAGGCCAATGAAGCTCTGTTTCCTCGGCGCGGCCGGCACAGTCACCGGTTCGAAGTACCTGATAGAACACGAGGGAATGCACCTGCTGGTCGACTGCGGGTTGTTCCAGGGCTACAAGCAATTGCGGTTGATGAACTGGGAGCCGCTGCCATTCGATCCGGCCGGCATCGACGCGGTGGTGCTCACACATGCGCACCTGGATCACTCGGGCGCGCTGCCGCTGTTGGTCAAACAGGGATTCCGTGGACCGATCCTGGCCACCCGCTCTTCGATCGACCTGTGCCAGTTGCTATTGCCAGACAGCGCCCGGATCCAGGAGGAAGATGCGGCGTACGCCAACCGGCATCACACGTCCAGGCACACACCAGCACTGCCGCTTTACACGGAGGACGATGCGCGCCGGGCGCTGGAGCGCCTCAAGCCGGTGCGCTTCGGCGATGGCGTGGAAATCTCTCGAGGCCTGTCGGTGAACCTGCGACCCGCCGGCCACATCTTGGGCGCTGCATCGGTCGAACTCACCGCCGGTGGCACGACCGTTCTGTTCTCAGGTGACATAGGACGCCCAGACGACCTCGTCATGCGTGAGCCTGCCCCAATCCGCAAGGCCGATCACATCGTCGTCGAATCGACCTACGGCGACCGCCTTCATGAACCGGAGGCGCAAGCC
This region includes:
- a CDS encoding HlyD family secretion protein; this translates as MRTLLGSKRLVYAAAGAALLAVVAGAYLVLRPAAPSDAIEANGQIRGTEVTLSARIPGIAEIVAVREGEFVAKGQLVAQIAARELEARLTQARARSAGAQGLIAELDAQLRVLDETSEQARLGAQLAQGTTSHEVHRADEAMARSAADIAAAEAQANQDQVSYERFEKLLEQGFVSRNYLDEMATRLRASQARLTAVRRAAEEARAARDKARAASGEVEIRERDVLRLAAERQRVVAARATAESQAQAALAAIAEVEAQLADTRLFAPGPGTVMARLAEPGELVAAGRPIATLVDLGDLFVRVYVTERDVGRIRLGDAASVAVDAFPGRVFAGAVSEIAQQAEFTPKEVHMKDEREKLVFAVKVRLAEPQGLLKPGMPADVKIKVSAGARS
- a CDS encoding ATP-binding cassette domain-containing protein, coding for MPAAEAIAVHSLTRRFGRQVALENVTFTVGRGEMFAIVGADGAGKTTLLQSVCAILDPTTGGVTVDGLDSVQDAARINASLGYVAQAYSLYGDLTVSENLAFFAAIRAVPIEVFAQRREQLLRFSGLAPFLERRAQALSGGMQKKLAVCCSLLHEPEILVLDEPTLGVDPVSRRELWGMLRAFHARGKTILVATSYMDEAAGCDRVALLSAGRVLACDRPAAFGPDLEKEVSRLLPPPAGGEPPPIPPATHAPGNAIEVQHLTCRFGDFTAVDDVSFPVARGEVFGLLGPNGSGKSTIIRMLCGILAPSEGAIQVAGIDVALRPGAVKGRIGYMSQHFSLYLDLTVAENIDFFGSVYGLRAGELQQRARWALQLAGLLGEGRRLVRSLSGALRQRLALGCAVLHRPDVLFLDEPTSGVDPVSRAAFWRFIGQISRSGTAVLVTTHYLREAEQCDRVAFIDRGRLLAMDTPAALRATQGGGTLEDVFVRLMTGTKAASGERATSAESVA
- a CDS encoding ABC transporter permease — encoded protein: MTTRVLRALVRKEGIEILRDPITLAVAIVLPLLMLFIFGYGISMDVEDVPLAVRDRDGTQESGRLTEAFVRSGYFHLQSLVRSDAQARAVLDTGKATVVLDIPPEFTHELRAGREASVQLLLDGSFSATALIVSNYAAAVVNRFSEQAAQRRLAELGLSLPPPVQLETRVWFNPSMRTVNYIVPGLFAVLLMAFPPMLTALAIVRERERGTIEQIYVSPVTPALFVLGKVLPYALIAFGQMLLVLGAGTAWFGIPLRGSLTLLLGASLLYVFVTVALGVAVSAVVRTQVAAVFLSLVGTLMPSFLFSGFLFPIGTMPYVLQLYTYAFPTRYFNDISRDLFLKGVGLEYLWGNLALLAGYAVVLLVAASLSLRKKVAR